In Thiovibrio frasassiensis, one DNA window encodes the following:
- a CDS encoding sigma 54-interacting transcriptional regulator produces MPEKNRQPIDLATLYEITRALASSDDLRQCLEESLTVLSARTNLSNGAVTIANPITGQIETEVAPGMTAEARKRGIYKFGEGITGRVVASGSPIVVPQISQEPLFLNKTRARAEKNQEALSFLCVPIKHGATTIGALSVDRNYQEGIDFETDLQFLTVLSGLIAQTVVRIQAVNQERERLEQENTQLRRELSEKYRVASIVSNSSRMQEVFEMIHRVADSNATILLRGESGTGKTMVAKAIHHNSKRAKAPFIAVNCSALPETLLESELFGHEKGAFTGAQNAKKGRFELAEGGTLFLDEIGELSQSVQVKLLNVVQDREFQRLGGIAPIKCNVRLITATNKDLEKAVEDGSFREDLYYRLNVFPVYLPPLRERRTDIMLLAEFFLQKYNEENSKQIRRISTPAIDLLIQYHWPGNVRELQNCIERAVLICDEDSIKSYHLPPSLQTSDSVNERSNPVSFASAVENFERELIIDSLKKCQGNQTKAAQLLDTSLRIINYKIAKLNINPRQFKLAKP; encoded by the coding sequence TTGGAAGAAAGCCTCACCGTGCTCTCCGCCCGCACCAACCTGAGCAACGGCGCGGTAACCATCGCCAATCCGATCACCGGCCAGATCGAAACCGAGGTGGCCCCCGGCATGACCGCCGAAGCGAGAAAGCGCGGCATCTATAAATTCGGCGAAGGCATCACCGGCAGGGTGGTGGCCAGCGGCTCCCCCATCGTGGTGCCCCAGATCAGCCAGGAACCGCTTTTTTTAAACAAGACCCGGGCCCGGGCCGAGAAAAACCAGGAGGCCCTCTCCTTTCTCTGCGTGCCCATCAAACACGGCGCCACCACCATAGGCGCCCTGAGCGTGGACCGCAACTACCAGGAAGGCATCGACTTTGAAACCGATCTCCAGTTTCTCACCGTGCTCTCCGGCCTCATCGCCCAGACCGTGGTCCGCATCCAGGCGGTGAACCAGGAGCGGGAGCGGTTGGAGCAGGAAAACACCCAGCTGCGCAGAGAGCTTTCGGAAAAATACCGGGTGGCCAGCATCGTCAGCAACTCAAGCCGGATGCAGGAGGTGTTCGAGATGATCCATCGGGTGGCTGACTCCAACGCCACCATCCTGCTGCGCGGCGAATCCGGCACCGGAAAAACCATGGTGGCCAAGGCCATTCACCACAACAGCAAACGGGCCAAGGCGCCTTTTATCGCGGTGAACTGCTCGGCCCTGCCGGAGACCCTGCTGGAAAGCGAATTGTTCGGGCACGAGAAGGGGGCGTTTACCGGAGCGCAGAACGCCAAGAAAGGCCGCTTCGAGCTGGCCGAGGGCGGCACTCTGTTTCTCGACGAAATCGGCGAGTTGAGCCAGTCCGTGCAGGTCAAGCTGCTCAACGTGGTCCAGGACCGGGAATTCCAGAGGCTGGGAGGGATTGCCCCCATCAAATGCAACGTCCGGCTGATCACCGCCACCAACAAGGATCTGGAAAAAGCCGTGGAAGACGGCTCCTTCCGGGAAGACCTCTATTACCGGCTCAACGTCTTCCCCGTCTACCTGCCGCCCCTGCGGGAGCGTCGAACCGATATCATGCTTCTGGCCGAATTCTTCCTCCAGAAATACAACGAGGAAAACTCCAAGCAGATCCGCCGCATCTCCACCCCGGCCATCGACCTCCTGATCCAGTACCATTGGCCCGGCAATGTCCGTGAACTGCAAAACTGCATCGAACGGGCGGTGCTGATCTGCGATGAGGATTCCATCAAGAGCTACCACCTCCCCCCCTCGTTGCAGACCTCCGACTCGGTGAACGAAAGGAGCAATCCGGTTTCCTTTGCCTCCGCCGTGGAAAATTTCGAACGGGAGTTGATCATCGACAGCCTGAAAAAATGCCAGGGCAACCAGACCAAGGCCGCGCAACTGCTGGACACCAGCCTCAGGATCATCAACTACAAGATCGCCAAGCTTAACATCAATCCCCGGCAATTCAAGCTCGCCAAGCCATAG
- a CDS encoding epoxyqueuosine reductase QueH, protein MTVLLHLCCGPCTIFPLTALRAQGRSVQGYFYNPNIHPFREFKQRLASLEDLALRTSLPVEYEREYGLREYLRKVVFHEEERCLLCYRMRLEATAKKARELGAEGFSTTLLYSRYQRHEAIRALGEELAEQYGVAFLYEDFRTGWQKGIDASLEMGLYRQPYCGCIYSEQERYDKKFRKGKEKKQD, encoded by the coding sequence ATGACCGTTCTCCTGCACCTCTGCTGCGGCCCCTGCACCATCTTTCCGCTCACCGCCCTGCGTGCGCAGGGGCGTAGCGTGCAAGGCTACTTCTACAATCCAAACATCCATCCCTTCCGGGAATTCAAGCAGCGGCTCGCCTCCCTTGAGGATCTGGCGCTCCGGACCTCCCTCCCCGTGGAGTATGAACGGGAATACGGACTCAGGGAATACCTGCGGAAGGTGGTGTTCCACGAGGAGGAACGCTGCCTGCTCTGCTACCGAATGCGCCTTGAGGCAACGGCGAAAAAAGCCCGGGAGCTTGGGGCGGAGGGCTTCAGCACCACCTTGCTCTACAGCCGCTACCAGCGCCACGAGGCCATCCGGGCCCTGGGCGAGGAACTGGCGGAACAATACGGGGTTGCCTTCCTGTATGAGGATTTTCGCACCGGCTGGCAGAAGGGGATTGACGCCAGCCTCGAGATGGGGCTCTACCGACAGCCCTACTGCGGCTGCATCTACAGCGAGCAGGAACGCTACGACAAGAAATTTCGCAAGGGCAAGGAAAAAAAGCAGGACTAA
- a CDS encoding outer membrane protein assembly factor BamD: MIFSKQNWRLFRTCILALALMTTATGLGGCTTLDTMLGWVGFGEGSGATESPEALAMEGMNDFNRGDYSSALKRFVEIKDRFPFSEVALLAELKAADSNYYMDKFTEAKTLYEEFEANHPTNEAVPYVLFQIGMCYYNQIGTHDRDPGSAQNAVQAFGRLNRSYPQSPYFVEASARTQAARDFLAQHEFYVATFYVRTDEDKQAQGRLEYLLATYPEASVAPQATQLLAQLKSGAGIEKSWRRYVPTISLPDWQSFTSAFGILPPSNNGEPAKP; the protein is encoded by the coding sequence ATGATTTTTTCAAAACAGAATTGGCGGCTTTTTCGGACCTGCATCCTGGCCCTTGCCCTGATGACCACGGCCACAGGACTCGGCGGCTGTACAACCCTTGACACCATGCTGGGCTGGGTAGGTTTCGGCGAAGGCTCCGGCGCGACGGAAAGTCCGGAAGCCTTGGCCATGGAAGGGATGAACGATTTCAACCGCGGCGATTACAGCTCGGCTTTAAAGCGATTCGTTGAGATAAAAGACCGGTTCCCCTTCAGCGAGGTGGCGCTTTTGGCCGAGTTGAAGGCTGCCGATTCCAATTACTACATGGACAAGTTCACGGAGGCCAAGACCCTTTATGAGGAGTTCGAGGCCAATCACCCGACCAACGAGGCTGTCCCTTACGTCCTGTTCCAGATCGGCATGTGTTATTACAACCAGATCGGCACCCATGACCGTGATCCCGGCAGCGCCCAGAACGCGGTGCAGGCCTTTGGCCGCTTGAATCGCTCCTATCCCCAATCGCCCTATTTTGTCGAGGCTTCGGCCCGGACTCAGGCCGCGCGTGATTTCCTCGCTCAGCACGAGTTCTATGTCGCCACCTTCTATGTGCGGACCGATGAAGATAAGCAGGCGCAGGGGCGGCTTGAGTATCTGCTGGCCACCTATCCCGAGGCCAGCGTCGCGCCCCAGGCCACGCAGCTTCTGGCCCAGCTGAAGTCCGGCGCCGGCATCGAGAAAAGCTGGCGGAGGTACGTGCCCACGATTTCCTTGCCGGATTGGCAATCCTTTACCTCTGCCTTCGGCATCTTGCCGCCCAGCAACAACGGGGAGCCGGCCAAACCGTAG
- the trxA gene encoding thioredoxin has translation MASDKVVQVSDSDFSARVLQSEVPFLLDFWAPWCGPCKAIGPVIDELAAEFEGKVKVGKMNVDDNPVTPGKYGIRAIPTLILFKGGEVADQVTGAVGKQQLKAMIEKAL, from the coding sequence ATGGCGAGCGATAAGGTTGTCCAGGTTTCCGACAGCGATTTCAGTGCAAGGGTCCTGCAGTCCGAGGTTCCTTTTCTCTTGGATTTTTGGGCCCCCTGGTGTGGACCCTGTAAGGCGATTGGCCCGGTTATCGACGAGTTGGCCGCCGAGTTTGAAGGCAAGGTCAAGGTCGGCAAGATGAATGTCGATGACAACCCCGTCACTCCCGGTAAGTATGGGATTCGCGCCATTCCCACCCTGATCCTTTTTAAGGGCGGTGAGGTTGCCGATCAGGTCACCGGGGCGGTGGGCAAACAGCAGCTCAAGGCCATGATCGAAAAGGCACTGTAG
- a CDS encoding class I SAM-dependent methyltransferase, translated as MGVDQGVMVGAMGKETFWRQAARPFEEGAAEYDGWFEESLLFAIERVALRELRTPLRGPKLEVGVGPGRFAEALGVEFGVDPALAPLALAKKRGVRVSQAVGEALPYLGHSMQTVLLLFTYCFLEDPRPVLRECRRVLKPGGHLVLGLIVADSPWGRMLQQKKEGGHPFYRQARFYDPGEVEACLAGCGFIVEERRSSLMQAPEALQKMEHSRAGLVSQAGFAVLVAGVVP; from the coding sequence GTGGGTGTAGATCAAGGGGTGATGGTGGGTGCGATGGGGAAGGAGACGTTTTGGCGGCAGGCGGCCCGCCCCTTTGAGGAGGGGGCCGCGGAATATGACGGTTGGTTCGAGGAAAGCCTCCTCTTTGCCATTGAGCGCGTTGCCTTGCGAGAATTACGCACCCCGCTTCGTGGGCCGAAGCTTGAGGTCGGTGTCGGCCCCGGCCGTTTTGCCGAGGCCCTGGGGGTGGAATTCGGCGTTGATCCCGCCTTGGCCCCCCTGGCTTTGGCCAAAAAACGGGGGGTGCGGGTGAGCCAGGCGGTGGGAGAGGCGCTCCCCTATTTGGGGCACAGCATGCAGACCGTGCTGTTGCTCTTCACCTATTGTTTTTTAGAAGACCCTCGGCCGGTGTTGCGGGAGTGCCGCAGGGTGCTGAAACCCGGCGGGCATCTGGTGCTGGGGCTTATTGTGGCCGACAGCCCATGGGGGAGAATGCTCCAGCAGAAAAAGGAGGGTGGGCATCCGTTTTATCGGCAGGCCCGGTTTTATGATCCCGGCGAGGTGGAGGCGTGTCTGGCGGGGTGCGGTTTTATCGTGGAGGAGAGGCGCTCCAGCCTGATGCAGGCACCGGAAGCGTTGCAGAAGATGGAACACTCTCGGGCCGGGTTGGTCAGTCAGGCGGGTTTTGCGGTGTTGGTCGCCGGGGTGGTTCCGTAA
- a CDS encoding methylenetetrahydrofolate reductase C-terminal domain-containing protein, producing the protein MLAEKQSPFRQSLFAPEQFTITLELVPSRGGHSRAHERTLELAEKLACDPRIQAVSITENAGGQAALSPEVLGLEIQKMGLDVIVHFSSKDKNRNQMESLLFAWDRLGIRDLLVITGDYPQEGYQGFPKPVFDLGSVHVLDLISRMNRGNYGPERGRGPIRPTSFLMGVALSPFKRLESELLMQYAKLQRKAERGADYIITQVGYDARKFHEVIQYVRQHGLNLPVLGNVFIPNLTVATLMHTGKIPGCIITDALYAQIRSEAASPDKGKQARLLRGAKLLAILKGLGYAGAHLGGPGLSYADIDFLLASADSFAGNWQELVPEMHFWHQDGFYLYRDEAKTGLNSSEPAPCGEKSPGLQLNYRMAQLVHNLAFTPEAPLYPLGKKICLALEGGGLDNSLTHLEHVTKFLLFGCQNCGDCTLGDLAFVCPQSGCAKYLLNGPCGGSRDGWCEVYPGKKPCLYVRIYERLAAHGLPESMGQGFVPPRNWALNNTSSWLNFFRGLDHAAGDRSPGHGTGEKKESSSGS; encoded by the coding sequence ATGCTGGCTGAAAAACAATCCCCCTTCCGCCAATCGCTCTTTGCCCCCGAGCAATTCACCATCACCCTTGAGCTGGTGCCAAGCCGGGGCGGGCATAGCCGGGCACACGAGCGCACCCTGGAACTGGCCGAAAAGCTGGCCTGCGATCCGCGGATCCAGGCGGTGAGCATCACCGAAAACGCCGGCGGCCAAGCCGCCTTGTCGCCGGAGGTGCTGGGCCTCGAGATCCAGAAAATGGGGCTTGATGTCATTGTCCATTTTTCCAGCAAGGACAAAAACCGCAACCAGATGGAAAGCCTGCTCTTCGCTTGGGACCGCCTCGGCATCCGCGATCTGCTGGTGATCACCGGCGATTACCCCCAGGAAGGCTACCAGGGCTTCCCGAAACCGGTTTTTGATCTCGGCTCGGTGCATGTCCTGGATCTCATCTCCCGGATGAACAGGGGCAACTACGGCCCCGAGCGCGGGCGAGGCCCCATTCGACCCACCTCGTTTCTCATGGGCGTGGCCCTCTCTCCCTTCAAGAGGCTCGAGTCGGAGCTGCTGATGCAGTATGCCAAGCTCCAGCGCAAGGCCGAGCGGGGCGCAGACTATATCATTACCCAGGTCGGCTACGACGCCCGCAAATTCCACGAGGTCATCCAGTATGTCCGGCAACACGGCCTGAACCTGCCGGTACTGGGCAATGTCTTTATTCCCAACCTCACCGTCGCCACCCTCATGCACACCGGAAAAATCCCCGGCTGTATCATCACCGACGCGCTGTACGCCCAAATCCGGAGCGAGGCCGCCAGTCCGGACAAGGGAAAACAAGCCCGTCTGTTGCGGGGGGCAAAACTGCTGGCCATCCTCAAGGGACTCGGCTATGCGGGCGCCCATCTCGGCGGGCCTGGACTCAGCTACGCGGACATCGACTTTCTCCTCGCCTCCGCCGATTCCTTTGCCGGAAACTGGCAGGAACTGGTACCGGAGATGCATTTCTGGCATCAAGACGGCTTTTATCTTTACAGAGACGAGGCCAAAACCGGCCTCAACAGCAGCGAGCCCGCCCCCTGCGGAGAAAAATCCCCAGGGCTGCAACTCAACTACCGCATGGCCCAACTCGTCCACAACCTCGCCTTTACCCCGGAGGCACCGCTGTACCCGCTGGGAAAAAAGATCTGCCTCGCCCTGGAAGGCGGGGGGCTGGACAACAGCCTCACCCATCTGGAACACGTGACCAAGTTTCTTCTCTTCGGCTGCCAGAACTGCGGGGACTGCACCCTGGGCGACCTGGCCTTTGTCTGCCCGCAATCCGGTTGCGCGAAATATCTGCTGAACGGCCCCTGCGGCGGCAGTCGAGACGGCTGGTGCGAGGTGTATCCCGGCAAAAAGCCCTGCCTCTATGTCCGGATCTACGAACGCCTTGCCGCCCATGGCCTGCCGGAATCTATGGGACAAGGCTTCGTTCCTCCCCGCAACTGGGCGCTCAACAACACCTCCTCCTGGCTCAATTTTTTCCGCGGGTTGGATCATGCCGCAGGAGACCGGAGTCCTGGTCACGGGACTGGGGAGAAAAAAGAATCCTCTTCCGGTTCGTGA
- the purF gene encoding amidophosphoribosyltransferase produces the protein MIHSDASRPKDECGVCGIFGHEDAAKLTYFGLYALQHRGQESAGIVASDGSQISLHKGMGLVHEVFSEATLQELKGHLTVGHVRYSTTGASNIINAQPFTATHQGCTVAVAHNGNLVNIRSLRNELEKKGSIFQSTMDSEVVVHLLARCSHLGLEKALIDTFESIKGAYSILLMTEDKLIAVRDPGGFRPLCLGKLNNGGFIVASETCALDLIEAQYVRDIEPGEILIIDREGQHSLHLEHSQRRSFCIFEQVYFARPDSDIFGKNVYQSRKRMGEILARECKIQADFVMPFPDSGNYAAIGFSQASGIPLEMGVIRNHYVGRTFIQPTQSMRDFSVRVKLNPIRSFLKDKRVIILDDSIIRGTTGRSRVKSLREAGVKEIHMLISCPPSRNPCYYGIDFPSGGELIANKKTVEEIRDYLGLDSLYYLSLEGLLEACGGPPEDYCKACFDGDYPVAPDKEFCKLLLGTRNACQSTGKK, from the coding sequence ATGATACACTCAGACGCATCACGCCCCAAGGACGAATGCGGCGTTTGTGGAATTTTCGGCCATGAAGACGCGGCCAAACTCACCTACTTCGGTCTCTATGCCCTCCAGCATCGGGGACAGGAAAGCGCCGGAATCGTTGCCAGCGACGGCAGCCAGATCTCTCTGCACAAGGGAATGGGCTTGGTGCACGAGGTTTTCAGCGAGGCTACCCTGCAGGAGCTGAAAGGCCACCTCACCGTGGGCCATGTCCGCTACTCAACCACCGGCGCCTCCAACATTATCAATGCCCAGCCCTTCACTGCCACCCACCAGGGCTGCACCGTGGCCGTGGCCCACAACGGCAACCTGGTCAATATCCGCTCCCTGCGCAACGAGCTGGAAAAAAAGGGCTCCATCTTCCAGTCCACCATGGACAGCGAGGTTGTGGTCCATCTGCTTGCCCGCTGCTCCCACCTGGGCCTTGAGAAAGCGCTGATCGACACCTTCGAGAGCATCAAGGGCGCCTACTCCATCCTGCTCATGACCGAGGACAAACTCATCGCCGTGCGCGATCCCGGCGGCTTCCGGCCGCTCTGCCTCGGTAAGCTCAACAACGGCGGCTTCATCGTCGCCTCGGAAACCTGCGCCCTCGACCTGATCGAGGCCCAGTATGTCCGCGACATCGAGCCCGGCGAGATCCTGATCATCGACCGCGAGGGCCAGCACTCCCTCCACCTTGAGCATAGCCAGCGCCGCAGCTTCTGCATCTTCGAGCAGGTCTATTTTGCCCGGCCCGACAGCGATATCTTCGGCAAAAACGTCTACCAGAGCCGCAAACGCATGGGCGAGATCCTGGCCCGCGAATGCAAAATTCAGGCGGATTTCGTCATGCCCTTTCCCGACTCCGGCAACTACGCGGCGATCGGCTTTTCCCAGGCATCGGGCATCCCCCTTGAGATGGGGGTGATCCGCAACCATTACGTGGGCCGCACCTTTATCCAGCCCACCCAATCCATGCGCGACTTCTCGGTCCGGGTCAAGCTGAACCCCATCCGCTCTTTTTTAAAAGATAAACGGGTCATCATCCTGGACGACTCCATCATCCGGGGCACCACCGGCCGCTCCAGGGTCAAATCCCTGCGCGAAGCCGGGGTCAAAGAGATCCACATGCTGATCAGCTGCCCGCCAAGCCGCAATCCCTGCTATTACGGAATCGACTTTCCCTCCGGCGGCGAGCTCATCGCCAACAAGAAAACCGTTGAGGAAATCCGCGACTACCTGGGGCTTGACTCCCTCTATTACCTCAGCCTTGAGGGGTTGCTGGAAGCATGCGGCGGCCCGCCGGAGGACTATTGCAAGGCCTGCTTTGACGGGGATTACCCTGTTGCGCCGGACAAGGAGTTCTGCAAGCTTCTCCTTGGAACCAGGAACGCCTGCCAGTCCACGGGCAAAAAATAG